Proteins from one Streptosporangium becharense genomic window:
- a CDS encoding WhiB family transcriptional regulator, giving the protein MRQRDRFGAWGLDSPRGETWRERAVCKYVEDPDIFFPAFDDMRGGAGAERRAYAKPRQVCARCPVWRQCRAYAIERGERYGMWGGLTPRQIRREHEGRAAERGGMDEYDRRGRDLATERLRPDRKPPTRGELLTGLITALHRLYSTPPDGRGE; this is encoded by the coding sequence ATGAGACAGCGTGACCGCTTCGGCGCATGGGGTCTCGACAGTCCCCGGGGAGAGACCTGGCGGGAGCGGGCCGTCTGCAAGTACGTCGAGGATCCCGACATCTTCTTCCCCGCCTTCGACGACATGCGGGGTGGCGCGGGAGCTGAAAGACGCGCCTACGCCAAGCCTCGGCAGGTGTGCGCCCGATGCCCGGTCTGGAGGCAGTGCCGCGCTTACGCCATCGAACGAGGCGAGCGGTACGGCATGTGGGGAGGGCTGACCCCCCGGCAGATCCGCCGCGAGCACGAAGGCCGTGCAGCAGAGCGAGGCGGGATGGACGAGTACGACCGTCGCGGCCGGGACCTGGCCACCGAACGTCTGCGCCCGGATCGCAAGCCTCCCACCAGGGGTGAACTGCTGACTGGGCTGATCACCGCATTGCACCGGCTGTACTCGACGCCGCCGGACGGGAGAGGCGAATGA